The nucleotide sequence GAGGCTAACAAGCATAGGTTTTCTCAGAAAAAAATAATTCCCTCACAAATCTCCTGGCCTAATGCAATGATGTTGCATTGACCACACATGTGGGCAATATAGCGCGATCTGACATAGAGCGTTCGTGTTGTATCCTTTTTGGTGAGACATATTGATAGCCATATGTTACAAAATGAAGGGAGGAGATGATATAGGGGTGTGGGTGGAGTAGGGTCCACAGTTTCACTATTTTAGGGAACCACGACCCTTTTCCCCATTAAAACTGGGCTTGCCGTGAGCTGCATTTACACCACACGCACTCTCTCCCTTCTTTCCCACACCAGATCTCCTCGCCCTCGAGTTTTTAGCCGGTTTGGCTCACCGCCGCATCGCCTTCGCCGGAATCCGTCCGCTCTCGCACTCATACGAGGTAGGAATCATGGATCCACCCACTCTTTTCCTCGTCGTCCTAATCTTAGACGTGTTTGATGTGCGCTGTATTAATGACAAATTTTTGCGAAATCTGCGAAGCTGATCTGGGATATAAGTGGTTTTAAGGGAGAATACAAGTTCAATTTCTGTCAGGTGGTGAGGCGCACGTTAATTTTTGATATTATAATTCATCGATTTCATCTGTATGCTCGTGCCTCGACAAGGATTTCGAGGGCTAAGGTTTGGTCGGGGAGGGGGGGATGCAGGATCTAACCCCGCATGATGAAATTGTTGTCGATTGGGAAGCAGAGTGGCTCGGTCTTAATGTTCTAGTTTTGTAAACATGTGTTTGTGAATTAGTAGAGTTAGGGGAACGAGAGACACAAGATGATGCATGTTTGTGCGGTGGTTCGGGGAAGTGCTTGGGCATGTGGACATGCATCTTGGTATCCTCTAGCCATGATTTCCATCTGGACCCCCCTCCCACCCTTGGTGGTCCAGCACACTTTAATTTTTTGTTATTATGATTCATTGATTTCATATGTGTGCTCGCCACGACAAGGATTTTGGGGGCTAAGGTTTGGTCGGGGAGGGGTGGGGTGGGAGGATGCAGGATCTGACCCCGCATGATGAAACTGTTGTCGATTTGGGAAGCAATGTGGCCCAGTCTTCAGGTTCTAGTCATGTAAAGGTGTGTTTGTGAATTAGTAGAGTTAGTGGAACATGAGACATGAGATGATGCATGTTTGTGCGGTGGTTGGTGGAAGTGCTAGGGCGGGCAGAAATGCATCTTGGTATCATCTAGCCATTATTTCTATCTGAACCCCCCTTGCTGACCGCCTACAGTTTTTCTAATACTCCAATTTTTTGTTGATTTTCCACTCCTTGAAGGGACAATATGACATTTTTCTGGAACACGCAAGAGTTCGTATGCCATTTTTTTAGAACACACAAGAGTCAGTATGAGATGTCTCGCAAAAAAGGGTATGAGATTAGTATATGCCACAATTGTTTAAACTATATTGGTGTAGTTGTGGTCCTTAGAGGCCCACTAGTGCACGACAAATTCTAGGCCTAGATTCCCTCTAGATGATCCAGGGCTCCAGGCCAAAAAATAAAAGGTAGACATGCAATTTAACATGCATGTCTCACTTTCTCCAAAAAAATGCATGTCTCACTCTTTTTGCGTGTAGAATGACTTTACCTTTTGTCACCTATCTATTCTTTCCATTTTTGATGACACCACATTTGTCACCTCTATGAATTGAAGAGCATCGTGCTGTAAGACTCCTTGTACTAATCCATCCCACGAATTAGAAACGGCGATCTTGGCAGTAGTAGGCAGTGGCAAACGGCCACACGCGGTTTACGCATATACTTATCTCCCATGCTAACATGCATAATGCTCAGTCGTTGGTACTGAGGCGTCCCAGCGGCAACCATCATCGGGTAGCTATTGAATGGAACCAGCACAACCCCCGAGTTTGTCTAATATACCGGGCTTAACTTGTGGCCACGTTTGGCGCTTTGGCAGTACCCTATCTATCCAGTACGAGATGAACTATCTACTaatgtatctatctatctatagcCCACCTTTTTCATCAATGACATGAATTTAATAGCTATCTAATGCTTTAATTGATACTTATCTCTTGCATGCTGCATGCTATAAATAGGGGGAGCGGCACAAGACTGGACCACACACCAGAACCCACAAGCAAGAGTAGGTAGAGCGAGACCACCGTGGCGAGGAGAGATAGGATGGAATCGGACATGAGCAAGGACGTGAATTTCTCCGAGGAAGAAGTCACCTCGCACCCGCGCGTTCTCGAATGTGAGGAGCAGATGGTTGCATCGGCACGGCAGTCTTCCATCTTCGCGCCAACGTTGGACGAGATGCAATACTCTATGTGCGTGGCAGGGCACAACTTTGGGTCCATGAACATGGACGAGTTCATGAGCAACATATGGAATGCCAAGGAGTTCCAAGAGGCGACCGGTGGTGTCTTGGTGGGCATGGAGGTGGCTTCGGTGGTGGGTGCTCATGGAGGCCGAGGTGGCAAAGATGCAGGAGGAAGCAACCTAGCCCGACAGGAGTCGTTCTCCTTGCCTCCCCCGCTATGCCGGAAGATGGTGGAGGAGGTGTGGGCTGAGATCAACAGGGAGACCCGCCCGGTGCATTCCCAGCCTCAGTCCGCGCGGCCCTCGCCATTGATTCCCGTCGAACCACCGGCGGGGAATGGTGGTGGGGTTGCGGCGAATGAACAGCGGGGGACGCTTGGAGAGATGACGCTAGAACAATTTCTTGTCAAGGTTGGCGTGGTCCGGGGATCTGGCACTGGCGGCCAAGCGCCTGGGCCGGTCGGCATGGTCCATGGACAGATGAACCCTACACCGGCCAATGGCATGTTCCAGGTGATGGGCGATGGCATGGTGTTCATCCCCAACGGGTACGTAGGGATGGTCGTggtgccgccaccaccacctcctcaagGTGGGGTGGGTATCGTGAGCCTAGGGTCGTCGGACGGGAGGAGCACCATGACGGAGGTTGACATGATGAACTATATGGGCGACAGAACAATGATGGAGAACAGCGGCGCGCGGAAGCGCGGCGCTCCGGAGGATCAGTCCTGCGAGGGGAGcatcgagcgccgccaccaccgcatGATCAAGAACCGTGAGTCAGCCGCACAATCGCGTGGCAGGAAGCAGGTACTTACTTGGCTGCCAAAATTGTTGGCTTTATGCAATGCCATTTCTGCAATGGTGGTAACTGGTAACAAGGTTGGTGACACTTACACTCTTTGTCTTTCTTAACCGGACAGGCTTATACCAAGGAGCTTGAAGCCGAACTAAACCACCTCAAGGAGGAGAACTCTCGTCTGAAAGCTAAGGAGGTACGAATTTGCTTACCAATGAAACCATGAGAAAATTCAGTTTTCTTAGTCTTTTCAGTTCTTACAGTTACTAAAATGTTTCACCATTTTGTTGCAGAAGACAATTTTGCTGACCAAGAAACAAATTGTATGTACATTTTCCCACCATCATGTGGCAATCCTCCTACACTCACCATCACTTGCCAATTGCTTGTGACAATCTAAATGCAAGGTCTTCAAACAGTCAATGTGTGTGTGCTGATGAAAACACCTTGTGGCTGTGATCTTTTATTTCTTACAGCTAGTTGAGAAGATGATGGAGCAGTCCAAGGAAAATGTGAACGCCAAGAAGGGTGGCGCCCTGTCGCGGCGCTGCAGTAGCTGCATCTGGGGATAGGTGACCCACCATTCAGCTTCCATAGTCGTGCTGGCAGGAGGATGAGAATGAATAATGGTTACCTTTCCTTTCTAGAGCGGGGTGGTATCATAATTTACTAGTTGTACCTAAAACCCATAAGGACCCAAATGCCAGTGTTTTTCTGGTCAAGCAAGTGAACTTATGTTGTTGTTACTGTTTATAGGTATATAGGTTTGTCAGAAACTTCAGGAAAATGGAACAAAAGAAAGTTAGCAATATGTTATGTGTACTAGCACTTTAATATGATGCGATGCAATGTGTGTGGTCCATTTCTGATGGGGTCATCGCCTTTGTTCTTTTTTGAAGATTTGGAGATGACACACGAGTTGAGTTTAGTAACGTACGCACACTTTTTCACAttggtgaaatttgagccattcAAATAGTTTTTAAATCCAGTGAAATTTGAGCTATTCAAATAAGTGGTCACATGGGATCCCATGAGACTTGACGATGGTCCCTGTTCGCAACGCTTGGGTAGTCGATTCCCTTTCCCCTCCATCGTGGCTCACTGCTTGAGGGTCCGGATAGCCTTGAGTTGCGCTTCCCGGTTGGCCAACCATGATGTCGATCATCAACCTTCATACTCTTACGGCTATGCATCGGAGGCCAATGGTGATCCTCTTTTTCTCAGAAAAATCCTCCTACACTTACCAACATTTGCGAATTGCTTGCAAGAACCTAATTGCCAAGTCTGAAAACAGTTAATGTGTGTGTTGATGGTAATACCCTATGGCCGAGATATTTTTACAGATGGTGAAGaagatggaacagtcaaaggagaACATCAATGCCAAGAAGGGTGACGCCCTGCTGCGGTAGTTGCATCTGGTGAACGGTGACCCACCATTCAACTTCCATAGCCTTGAATCTGGTTGTCTTGTGTGTTTGATGCAACTACAACGACAATGGTGGTGATGATAGCAGTTACGTTTTCTTTGCAAAGAGGGATGATATATTAATTTACTAGTGGTACCTAAAATCCATAAAGACCCAAATATCAGCGTTTATCTAGTCAAGCAAGTGAACTTGTGTTGTTGTTACTGTTTGTAGGTGATGATGGGTTTGTGAGAAAAACTTCAAACAAatggaaaaaatagcaatatgTTGTTGTGTACTCCGAAAGTCCCCTTCTACTTCTGAGCTTAATTGAGCTCAGGATGAATGTTAAATTAAACAAAATGAAAATATGTCAATAAACTCTGAATTTTTTTGggtgtaaactttgacaaatgttctcAGTGCTTGTAAACTTCATCCCGAAATAACATTCAATTTTTTGGCATGCCTTTCATGAATGTTATTTCAGGATGAAATTTGCAATCAtgaaaacatttgtcaaagtttgaaCCTGGAATAATTCATATATTTTgcttttttgattttactgttcattagAGAGCATATGAGGTCGGGACTAGATACTCTGCGTCTTGTGTACTCGCGCTTTAATATGATGTGATGCTATGTGTGTGGTCCATTTCCGGTTTATGTTGGAGTCTTTGCCTTTGTTATCTTCTGAAGAAGTGGAGATGACACACGAGTTGAGTTTAGTCACATAGTGCATCGGAGGCTAGGAGTGATCCTCCTTTTGTAAGAAAAAAACCCTCCTGCAATTACCGTCATTTGATAATTGCTTGCAACAACCCAATAGCCAAGTCTTAAAATAGTAAACGGGTGTGTGTTTATGGTAACACCATGTGGTCGTGATTTTTTTACACCCGACGTTGAAGATGATGGAACAGTCCAAGGAGAATGTCAACACCAAGAAGGGTGGTGCCCTATTGCGGCATTGCAACAGTTGTTTCTAGAGAATGGTGACACGCCATTTTGCTTCCATTGTTGTGTTGGTAGGAGGATGAGGAGGAACTAAATTCTGGCCATTTTGTGTGTTTGATGCAACTACAACGAAAATTTAGTAGTTACCTTTTCTTTTTGAAGGGGGGTGGTATAGCAATTTATTAGTAATACCTAAAACCCAGAACAACCCAAATGTCAGTGTTTATCTAGTCAAGCAAGTGAACTTACATTGTTATTACTATTTATAGCTAATGATGGGTTTGTTACAAACTTCAGACAGATGGAACAAAAGAAAATTAGCAATATTTTGATGTGCGCACGTGCTTTAATATGATGCGATGCTATGTGTGTGGTGCATTTCGGATGTGTGTGTAGGAGTCTTCTCCTTTGCTTGCTTATGAAGAAGTGGAGCTGACACACATTACTCACGTAGGCACACTTCGCTGTGTCAGTGAAATTTAAGCATTTAAGTAATGTTTACATGTAGTGAAATTTGTGCTATTCAAATCAATGGTTACGTGGGATCCCGTGAGACTTGACGGTAGTCACCCATTGCAATGCTTGGGAAGTCGATATCCTATCCCCGCCATCATGGCTCGCTTCTTGAGAGTCTGACTAGCCTTTAGTTGTTCTCCTTGGTTGGCCAACTGTGACGGCGATCATCAACCCTCATACTCTTGAGCTATGTGCATTGGAGTCCAAGGGTGATCCTCCTTTTCTAGGAAAAAA is from Triticum aestivum cultivar Chinese Spring chromosome 3A, IWGSC CS RefSeq v2.1, whole genome shotgun sequence and encodes:
- the LOC123062668 gene encoding bZIP transcription factor ABI5 homolog, with product MESDMSKDVNFSEEEVTSHPRVLECEEQMVASARQSSIFAPTLDEMQYSMCVAGHNFGSMNMDEFMSNIWNAKEFQEATGGVLVGMEVASVVGAHGGRGGKDAGGSNLARQESFSLPPPLCRKMVEEVWAEINRETRPVHSQPQSARPSPLIPVEPPAGNGGGVAANEQRGTLGEMTLEQFLVKVGVVRGSGTGGQAPGPVGMVHGQMNPTPANGMFQVMGDGMVFIPNGYVGMVVVPPPPPPQGGVGIVSLGSSDGRSTMTEVDMMNYMGDRTMMENSGARKRGAPEDQSCEGSIERRHHRMIKNRESAAQSRGRKQAYTKELEAELNHLKEENSRLKAKEKTILLTKKQILVEKMMEQSKENVNAKKGGALSRRCSSCIWG